AGCAGCGAGCTGGCGAAGGGCGGCTCGGCGTAGAACACCACGTCCGTGGCGGGATCATACGGCGTCTCCACCGCCAGCGCGTCCACCGGCGCGTGAAGGATGCGCTCGTGGCCGGCGGCGACGTACTGAAGGTCCACGTACACGCGGTGCGACTCGAAGCGCTTTTCAGTGGACGGGCCGGTCTGGTACGACGACACCAGCGCGAACACGTCGTCCCCGTCGATGGCGTGGCGCCCGTCCCCGATCGCGGGGTCCATGTCCCGCAGCCACCTCAATCCTGCCGCGACGCGGCTTCCCAGCACCTCGTACGCGGCGGAATCCGCCAGGGTGGTCAGGATCACGCGTCGTCCTCGCCCGCAAGCGTCCGCTCCACGTGGTCGATGCCCTGCGCCGTGATGCGCACGACCATCCCCATCCCCCCGCTCTTGGTGACGAAGCCGTGGTCCTCCAGGTAGCGGACGATGCGCTCCGCGTCCTGCCGGGGGATCTCCAGCTCCTCGGCCACCTCGTAGCCGTCGCGGTACTCGCTGGCCTCCTCTTCCGACGCGCGGTACAGGAACTCGAGGAAGCGGCGGCGGACTTCGCGCCGCTGGCGGACGGCGTCGCTCATCGGTTCAGGGAGGGGTGACGAAGACGTGCGTCCACCGCGCGTTGCTCAGCCCGACGCCGTGGTGGGTGTACGCGCAGTCTTCCAGGTTGCGGCGGTGCCCCGGGCTCTCGATCCACCCGCGCAGCGTGGCGTCCGGGGTGGCGCCGGGC
This Longimicrobium sp. DNA region includes the following protein-coding sequences:
- a CDS encoding YhcH/YjgK/YiaL family protein, which produces MILTTLADSAAYEVLGSRVAAGLRWLRDMDPAIGDGRHAIDGDDVFALVSSYQTGPSTEKRFESHRVYVDLQYVAAGHERILHAPVDALAVETPYDPATDVVFYAEPPFASSLLMRPGDLAVFHPGDGHKPGCMAGGRHEVKKVVVKVALK